In Leptodesmis sichuanensis A121, the following are encoded in one genomic region:
- a CDS encoding nucleotidyltransferase family protein, which produces MSFRDTLKNKRSEILAIAARYGASNIRVFGSVARGEENPDSDIDFLVEIEPGRSLLDQIALMQDLERLLGCKVDVAEPDTLHEKIRNRVLQEAIPL; this is translated from the coding sequence ATGAGCTTCAGAGACACCTTAAAAAACAAACGATCGGAAATTTTAGCGATCGCGGCCAGGTACGGAGCGTCTAATATTCGGGTGTTTGGTTCTGTGGCACGGGGGGAGGAGAATCCTGACAGTGATATTGATTTTCTGGTGGAGATTGAACCGGGCAGAAGTTTGCTGGATCAGATTGCGTTGATGCAGGATTTAGAAAGATTACTGGGATGTAAGGTGGATGTGGCTGAACCCGACACACTGCATGAGAAAATTCGCAATCGTGTATTACAGGAGGCGATTCCCCTGTGA
- a CDS encoding HepT-like ribonuclease domain-containing protein: MRDESLFLMDILQCIQKIEVYTAAGRDAFLSTPMMQDAVIRNLEIIGEATKQISLELRQANPDVRWQQIAGLRDILIHSYMKVNLERIWLIIEQDLPGLKLKIENILKGLNENQ; encoded by the coding sequence GTGAGAGATGAAAGCCTTTTTTTAATGGATATTTTGCAGTGTATCCAAAAGATTGAAGTTTATACTGCTGCTGGACGAGATGCTTTTCTAAGCACACCGATGATGCAAGATGCTGTGATCCGAAATTTAGAAATCATTGGTGAAGCCACAAAGCAGATCTCTCTGGAGTTACGCCAAGCCAACCCAGATGTTCGTTGGCAGCAAATTGCAGGGCTGAGAGACATTCTCATCCACAGCTATATGAAGGTAAATTTGGAAAGAATTTGGCTCATCATTGAGCAAGATCTACCTGGCCTGAAACTTAAAATTGAAAATATCTTGAAAGGACTCAATGAAAATCAATAA
- a CDS encoding Uma2 family endonuclease has product MTYTSSKLLSFDEFLNQYADDPRYELIDGELRDMEPTGPHESVAGKLAGRLFVEILRLNLQWTIPKNCLMRPPGTEATALRPDVIVLDEADLAEEPLWEKQPVLTSGQAIRLVVEVVSTNWQDDYACKVEDYALLGIPEYWIADFRGLGGMAFIGKPKQPTFTVCQLSNGEYRQQQYRLGETITSPLFPELALRLNDVMP; this is encoded by the coding sequence ATGACTTATACATCTTCTAAACTTCTCTCCTTTGACGAGTTTTTGAACCAGTATGCAGACGATCCACGCTATGAGCTGATTGATGGGGAATTGCGTGACATGGAACCCACTGGCCCCCATGAATCTGTTGCAGGAAAGTTAGCGGGCAGGCTGTTTGTCGAGATTTTGCGTCTGAATTTACAGTGGACAATCCCAAAAAATTGCTTGATGCGACCACCAGGCACTGAAGCAACCGCTTTACGTCCTGATGTCATTGTGTTAGATGAGGCTGATCTGGCTGAGGAACCCCTCTGGGAGAAGCAACCAGTTTTGACCAGTGGTCAGGCCATTCGACTGGTGGTAGAGGTGGTCAGCACCAATTGGCAGGATGACTATGCTTGCAAGGTCGAAGATTATGCCCTGTTAGGCATCCCTGAATACTGGATTGCCGATTTTCGAGGGTTGGGTGGAATGGCCTTCATCGGAAAACCCAAACAACCCACGTTTACCGTATGTCAACTGAGCAATGGCGAATACCGTCAGCAACAGTATCGCCTGGGAGAAACCATTACTTCCCCCTTATTCCCTGAGTTGGCTCTACGATTAAATGATGTCATGCCCTGA